In one Methylobacterium sp. SyP6R genomic region, the following are encoded:
- a CDS encoding type II toxin-antitoxin system PemK/MazF family toxin gives MLREARKSPDQPHCPDLGEVIALDFSPQAGREQAGIRPALVLTPKRYNTVTRLCIVCPITSRVKDYPFAVPVPAGIALPPGLGLLDGAEQDSLRGVVLSDQAKSVSWHERGACPLAVAPPELMADVRARLAALLGLA, from the coding sequence ATGCTCCGCGAGGCGCGGAAATCGCCTGATCAGCCGCATTGCCCGGATCTCGGCGAGGTCATCGCCCTCGACTTCAGCCCGCAGGCCGGGCGCGAGCAGGCCGGCATCCGCCCGGCCCTCGTGCTCACGCCGAAGCGCTATAATACAGTGACGCGGCTTTGCATCGTCTGCCCGATCACCAGCCGCGTGAAGGATTATCCTTTCGCGGTTCCGGTCCCGGCGGGCATTGCCCTTCCGCCGGGTCTCGGCCTCCTCGACGGAGCGGAACAGGACAGCTTGCGCGGCGTGGTGCTGTCCGACCAGGCCAAGAGCGTGTCATGGCACGAGCGCGGTGCGTGCCCGCTTGCCGTTGCTCCGCCCGAACTGATGGCCGACGTGCGCGCCCGCCTCGCGGCCTTGCTCGGGCTTGCCTGA
- a CDS encoding alpha/beta hydrolase → MAAPSFQHRFEPATDAGSVPLLLLHGTGGDEDDLLPLGRALSPGAALLSPRGQVLEGGAPRFFRRLAEGVFDEADLVRRAGDLAGFVTAARAEYGIAAPLAVGFSNGANIAAALMLLHPGVLAGAVLLRAMVPLSAPPAGRLQGEPVLILSGRMDPIVPADNAARLAGMLTQAGAAVTHEVLPAGHGLSQADLVRAKTWLTGRPG, encoded by the coding sequence ATGGCCGCCCCGTCGTTCCAGCACCGCTTCGAGCCCGCCACCGACGCGGGGTCCGTGCCGCTCCTGCTCCTGCACGGCACCGGGGGCGACGAGGACGACCTCCTGCCCCTCGGCCGGGCTTTGTCGCCCGGGGCGGCCCTGCTCTCCCCCCGCGGCCAGGTGCTGGAAGGCGGCGCGCCGCGCTTCTTCCGCCGCCTCGCCGAGGGCGTGTTCGACGAGGCCGACCTGGTGCGCCGGGCCGGCGACCTCGCCGGTTTCGTCACCGCGGCGCGGGCGGAATACGGCATCGCCGCGCCGCTCGCCGTCGGCTTCTCGAACGGCGCCAACATCGCCGCCGCCCTGATGCTGCTGCATCCGGGGGTGCTCGCTGGCGCCGTGCTGCTGCGGGCGATGGTGCCGCTCTCCGCCCCGCCGGCCGGGCGCCTCCAGGGTGAGCCGGTGCTGATCCTGTCGGGCCGGATGGACCCGATCGTGCCCGCCGACAACGCCGCGCGCCTCGCCGGGATGCTCACGCAGGCGGGCGCCGCCGTCACCCACGAAGTGCTGCCCGCCGGCCACGGCCTGTCGCAGGCGGATCTGGTGCGGGCGAAGACGTGGTTGACGGGACGGCCCGGCTGA
- a CDS encoding HpcH/HpaI aldolase family protein, whose protein sequence is MKTFDNPFKRALAEGRRQAGLWMTTGSASITELAAGAGFAWMLIDMEHSPNDLIQVVDHLRAAEGGTAEPVVRVPWNEPVMVKRLLDQGARSLMFPFVQSAEEARRAVAATRYPPHGIRGFAGTSRATGYGLRPDYHARSGDEVCVIVQVETKEALAAAGEIAAVEAVDGVFIGPNDLAASMGHLGEPDAAPVRAEIAAALTRIRASGKAAGLLNFSEAGAKADFEAGFGFVAVAGDAHLLARETQRVAKLFNT, encoded by the coding sequence ATGAAGACCTTCGACAACCCATTCAAGCGCGCGCTCGCGGAAGGGCGGCGCCAGGCCGGCCTGTGGATGACCACCGGCTCAGCCAGCATCACCGAGCTTGCCGCCGGGGCCGGCTTCGCCTGGATGCTGATCGACATGGAGCATTCGCCCAACGACCTCATCCAGGTCGTCGACCATCTGCGGGCGGCGGAAGGCGGCACCGCCGAGCCGGTGGTGCGGGTGCCGTGGAACGAGCCGGTGATGGTCAAGCGCCTGCTCGACCAGGGCGCCCGCTCGCTGATGTTCCCGTTCGTGCAGAGCGCCGAGGAGGCGCGACGGGCCGTCGCCGCGACGCGCTATCCGCCCCACGGCATCCGGGGTTTCGCCGGCACCTCCCGGGCCACCGGCTATGGCTTGCGGCCGGATTACCATGCCCGCTCGGGCGACGAGGTCTGCGTCATCGTGCAGGTCGAGACCAAGGAGGCGCTGGCGGCGGCCGGGGAGATCGCGGCGGTCGAGGCCGTCGACGGCGTCTTCATCGGCCCGAACGACCTCGCCGCCAGCATGGGCCATCTCGGCGAGCCCGATGCGGCTCCGGTGCGGGCCGAGATCGCCGCGGCCCTGACGCGGATCCGCGCTTCGGGCAAGGCGGCGGGCCTCCTCAACTTCAGCGAAGCCGGCGCCAAGGCCGATTTCGAGGCCGGGTTCGGCTTCGTGGCGGTGGCCGGCGACGCCCACCTGCTCGCCCGCGAGACGCAGCGGGTCGCCAAGCTCTTCAACACCTGA